Proteins found in one Paenibacillus dendritiformis genomic segment:
- a CDS encoding ABC transporter substrate-binding protein, producing MARAQNKRELLIVLLLALLMNAACATVTDDSGAAPSSTQVDSAGQEASREKATGGEEQEEAAAVPDTIDSPVTLKFMAPWDEESFHARVKDPVEAHFPNVTMELVSEVVDSQPLQETFAQGIVPDILLAHRGFAVLRDADMLFPLDDLVQAHQLDLSSIRSGAIDLVRARDPEGKRRLLGLPMEEVMNAVFYNKAIFDQFGVPYPTDGMTWDDIIDLARQVTGQRDGTAYRGLVFSAFQTTVPLMQLSAQGVGQDGSVNFASNPDFAEYYELMRKMKDIPGNYPPDSKATFANQQVAMLVTSINSFETYIKEEGLDFDVVSLPSWPDRPGIGPFANPFSYTISPHSEHKDEAFIVLKYLLSEEMQTSLHRAASGTVLDKPVLYEQFGADKITDGRTFHFHNVYLKQANPPEFSRYDPESKFYAFLRDKFAEFLRTTDDTNTFLRKIEDEYSALLKEQLAAQ from the coding sequence ATGGCGCGTGCGCAAAACAAAAGGGAGCTGCTTATCGTACTGCTGCTGGCGCTGCTTATGAATGCGGCGTGCGCAACCGTTACGGATGACAGCGGGGCAGCTCCCTCTTCTACCCAAGTCGATTCGGCAGGCCAAGAGGCAAGCAGGGAAAAGGCAACGGGCGGCGAGGAGCAGGAGGAGGCTGCGGCGGTGCCGGATACGATCGACAGCCCCGTGACGTTGAAATTCATGGCCCCGTGGGATGAGGAGAGCTTCCACGCGAGAGTGAAGGACCCGGTCGAAGCGCATTTCCCGAACGTGACGATGGAACTCGTGTCGGAGGTGGTAGACAGCCAGCCGCTGCAGGAGACGTTCGCCCAGGGCATCGTGCCAGATATTCTCCTGGCTCATCGCGGCTTCGCCGTGTTACGGGATGCGGATATGCTGTTCCCGCTTGACGATCTCGTGCAGGCGCACCAATTGGATCTGAGCTCCATCCGCAGCGGCGCAATCGATCTCGTGCGGGCGCGCGATCCGGAAGGGAAGAGGCGGCTGCTCGGTCTGCCTATGGAGGAGGTTATGAATGCCGTCTTCTATAACAAAGCGATCTTCGATCAATTCGGCGTCCCTTATCCGACGGACGGCATGACCTGGGACGACATCATCGATCTGGCCAGACAGGTGACCGGGCAGCGGGACGGCACAGCGTACCGCGGACTCGTATTCAGCGCCTTCCAGACGACGGTTCCGCTGATGCAGCTATCCGCCCAAGGAGTAGGCCAGGACGGCAGCGTGAACTTCGCGTCCAATCCCGACTTCGCCGAATACTATGAGCTGATGCGCAAAATGAAGGACATACCCGGCAACTACCCGCCGGACTCGAAAGCGACGTTCGCGAATCAGCAGGTCGCCATGCTGGTCACCAGCATCAACTCGTTCGAGACGTATATTAAGGAGGAAGGTCTCGATTTCGATGTGGTATCGCTACCATCGTGGCCGGATCGTCCGGGTATTGGGCCGTTCGCCAATCCGTTCAGTTACACGATCAGCCCGCACAGCGAGCATAAGGATGAAGCCTTCATCGTGCTGAAATACCTGCTCTCCGAGGAAATGCAGACGTCTCTGCACCGCGCGGCGTCGGGAACCGTGCTTGATAAGCCCGTGCTGTATGAACAGTTCGGCGCGGACAAAATTACCGACGGCCGAACATTCCATTTCCACAACGTCTATCTGAAGCAGGCGAATCCGCCGGAGTTCTCGCGATACGATCCGGAATCGAAGTTCTATGCATTCCTTCGCGACAAGTTCGCCGAGTTCCTGAGGACAACGGATGATACGAATACGTTCCTGAGGAAAATAGAAGACGAGTACAGCGCGCTCCTGAAGGAGCAGCTTGCGGCGCAATAG
- a CDS encoding CidA/LrgA family protein, whose protein sequence is MLGFAILLGFHLVGTGLHALLHLPLPGNVIGLILFLISLGFGWVKLEWVEQSAQFLLDHMLLFFIPYVVGVIAFLPVLESHGWSIAAGIVGSTLLVLWVTGFTAAKLQKPVQKPTRQEVRVNGKEETA, encoded by the coding sequence ATGCTTGGATTTGCGATTTTGCTTGGATTTCATCTTGTGGGGACCGGATTGCATGCGCTGCTTCATCTGCCGCTTCCGGGGAACGTCATTGGTCTCATCTTATTTTTGATCTCGCTCGGCTTCGGCTGGGTGAAGCTCGAATGGGTGGAGCAGTCGGCCCAGTTCCTGCTTGACCATATGCTCTTATTCTTCATTCCTTATGTCGTGGGTGTCATCGCCTTCCTTCCCGTGCTTGAATCGCATGGATGGAGCATTGCCGCAGGCATTGTCGGCAGTACGCTGCTCGTCCTGTGGGTGACCGGCTTCACCGCCGCGAAGCTGCAGAAGCCCGTGCAGAAGCCCACCCGCCAGGAAGTTCGAGTGAACGGGAAGGAGGAGACGGCATGA
- a CDS encoding AlkZ-related protein gives MKQPMIDTYEEAIEVVRAYGILPLAPLIPDYPSLSGNTLPERWHSDSEQDPWRWRVRFPGDSVAAYGKFVKKKAIFVASDLIPSVKALLGSSRSIRERYDDGLVSKAAKEVYGRIEEEQGIETRALRAAAGMKAKESKKEFDQALAELQSGLDIVISGVRAPRNEAGEVNGWNSTCFETLEHWMEGAGIPLAPMTADEARSRLQARLQQNSSPQAMAYFAKLFGF, from the coding sequence ATGAAGCAGCCAATGATTGATACATATGAAGAAGCGATTGAAGTCGTCCGGGCCTACGGCATCCTGCCGCTGGCGCCCTTGATCCCGGACTATCCTTCCCTCTCCGGCAATACGCTGCCCGAGCGCTGGCATTCCGACTCCGAGCAGGACCCTTGGCGCTGGCGCGTCCGGTTCCCGGGCGACAGCGTCGCGGCGTACGGCAAGTTCGTGAAGAAGAAGGCGATCTTTGTCGCCAGCGATCTGATTCCTTCGGTGAAGGCGCTGCTCGGAAGCAGCCGCAGCATCAGGGAGCGGTATGACGACGGCCTCGTGTCGAAGGCCGCCAAGGAGGTATACGGCAGGATCGAGGAGGAGCAGGGCATCGAGACGCGCGCGCTGCGCGCCGCGGCCGGCATGAAGGCCAAGGAGAGCAAGAAGGAATTCGATCAGGCATTGGCGGAGCTGCAATCCGGACTCGATATCGTCATCTCCGGCGTCAGGGCGCCGCGGAACGAGGCAGGAGAGGTGAACGGCTGGAACAGCACCTGCTTCGAGACGCTGGAGCATTGGATGGAGGGCGCAGGGATTCCGCTCGCGCCGATGACCGCAGACGAGGCGAGAAGCCGCCTGCAAGCGCGGCTGCAGCAGAACAGCAGTCCGCAGGCGATGGCTTACTTCGCGAAGTTGTTCGGCTTTTGA
- a CDS encoding VOC family protein, with the protein MKAKITPYLMFRGEAEEAMNYYIDAFGSGEIVTMNRYGDARSNVEWNIAEEDYDKLIHGEFIVGGQTIYCADSTGTGQHAEEHRVHLTIACSSEEEINRLYERLSAGGRILMPLGMTFWHSKFAVIVDRFGIHWQLDLPQDSANIVT; encoded by the coding sequence ATGAAAGCAAAGATTACCCCTTATCTCATGTTCCGGGGCGAGGCGGAAGAAGCGATGAACTATTATATCGACGCGTTCGGTTCCGGCGAGATCGTCACGATGAACCGCTATGGCGACGCGAGGAGCAATGTGGAGTGGAACATCGCGGAGGAGGACTACGACAAGCTCATTCATGGGGAGTTTATCGTCGGCGGCCAGACGATCTACTGTGCCGACAGCACGGGAACCGGGCAGCATGCGGAGGAGCATCGCGTCCATCTGACGATCGCCTGCAGCAGCGAGGAGGAAATAAACCGGCTGTACGAGCGGTTGTCCGCAGGGGGACGTATTCTGATGCCATTGGGGATGACCTTCTGGCATTCGAAGTTCGCGGTTATCGTGGACCGATTCGGCATTCACTGGCAGTTGGACTTGCCGCAGGATTCCGCGAATATAGTTACATAA
- a CDS encoding AbrB/MazE/SpoVT family DNA-binding domain-containing protein, which produces MKDTGMIRSLDSLGRIVIPVEIRNARNIEIGDAVEFFVLDDHILVLRKYTSTECTFCRSMESVSYYKDQFICSTCLKELAGAQDLAPIAPQPQAKKRAKTSELIQRLREAFEEHPGASQKELAKILGVSQGRISQLKKEM; this is translated from the coding sequence ATGAAGGACACGGGTATGATTCGTAGCTTAGATAGCCTTGGCCGCATTGTTATTCCGGTTGAAATTCGCAACGCGCGCAACATTGAGATTGGAGATGCAGTGGAGTTTTTTGTGCTGGATGATCATATCCTCGTACTGCGAAAATATACTTCGACGGAATGCACCTTCTGCCGGAGTATGGAAAGTGTGTCTTACTACAAGGACCAGTTTATTTGCTCTACCTGTCTGAAGGAACTCGCCGGAGCCCAAGACTTGGCACCTATTGCCCCTCAGCCCCAGGCCAAGAAGCGAGCCAAAACATCCGAACTGATTCAGCGTCTGAGAGAAGCGTTCGAAGAGCATCCGGGAGCAAGCCAGAAGGAACTCGCCAAAATCCTTGGGGTAAGCCAGGGAAGGATTAGCCAATTAAAAAAGGAAATGTGA
- a CDS encoding helix-turn-helix transcriptional regulator produces the protein MKRSDRLAAIVMALQTGTETAQSLADKFEVSKRTILRDMQALSEMGVPLYAASGPAGGYRLMDGYKLPPLQFSPLEAMTVLCALQGMTQLADTPFNAERWSALDKIKQALPEQVRSEIEPVLDKLILSMPKRNYRVPMLNRLMNCAAEGVWIRAHYRSASQARWLRLRPLRIVTAHGFWYCEAFSLEHGEERTFRVDRFQEIERMEGAAELEAARLKRSRVKKTRDAAGDEIPIRARLTYRGALLAEQDEHIGDRVIQIGEEEWAVEFACPRSEWAWAVRFFYGLGPDGEVLAPAALRREIHERAARMCQRYAADEPAGEHKIQQTSKEEEL, from the coding sequence ATGAAACGTTCGGACCGTCTGGCCGCCATTGTGATGGCGCTGCAAACGGGGACGGAGACCGCCCAGTCGCTGGCCGATAAGTTCGAGGTGTCCAAGCGAACGATATTGCGCGACATGCAGGCTTTGAGCGAGATGGGGGTTCCCTTGTATGCCGCGAGCGGTCCTGCCGGAGGGTACCGGCTGATGGATGGCTATAAGCTCCCGCCATTGCAGTTCAGTCCGTTGGAGGCGATGACGGTCTTGTGCGCGCTCCAGGGCATGACCCAGCTCGCAGATACGCCGTTCAACGCCGAACGGTGGAGCGCCCTGGACAAAATCAAGCAGGCGCTCCCCGAGCAGGTGAGGAGCGAAATCGAGCCGGTGCTGGACAAGCTGATCTTGTCGATGCCGAAGCGGAATTACCGGGTGCCGATGCTGAACCGGCTCATGAACTGCGCGGCTGAAGGCGTCTGGATCCGGGCCCATTACCGATCGGCCAGCCAGGCGCGCTGGCTGCGGCTCCGTCCGCTGCGCATCGTGACCGCGCACGGCTTCTGGTATTGCGAAGCCTTCTCCCTCGAACATGGGGAAGAGCGCACCTTCCGGGTCGATCGATTCCAGGAGATCGAGCGGATGGAAGGCGCGGCGGAGCTGGAAGCGGCCCGGCTGAAGCGCAGCCGCGTCAAGAAGACGCGGGATGCCGCCGGGGACGAGATACCTATCCGTGCCCGCCTGACGTACCGGGGCGCGCTTCTGGCCGAGCAGGACGAGCATATTGGCGATCGGGTGATCCAGATCGGGGAAGAGGAGTGGGCGGTCGAATTCGCTTGCCCGCGAAGCGAATGGGCGTGGGCGGTCCGCTTCTTCTACGGGCTGGGGCCCGACGGAGAGGTGCTTGCGCCGGCAGCGCTCCGCCGGGAAATCCATGAGCGGGCCGCACGCATGTGCCAACGGTATGCGGCGGATGAGCCGGCCGGGGAGCACAAGATTCAACAGACATCGAAGGAGGAAGAACTATGA
- a CDS encoding VOC family protein → MQKITTFFMFEGQAEEAMNFYISLFSDGEIVSLVRHDGSGGGQEGKVLHAVFALNGQTFMCIDSSIKHEFAFTPSMSLFVNCETEQEIDELYAKLSDGGEVLMPLAPSPASKKFGWVNDKFGVSWQLNLANNG, encoded by the coding sequence ATGCAAAAAATTACGACCTTTTTTATGTTCGAGGGACAGGCTGAAGAGGCAATGAATTTCTACATCTCGTTGTTTTCAGATGGAGAGATTGTAAGCCTCGTTCGCCATGACGGCAGTGGGGGAGGCCAGGAAGGGAAAGTGCTGCACGCGGTCTTTGCGCTGAACGGACAGACCTTCATGTGCATCGACAGCAGCATAAAGCATGAGTTCGCCTTCACGCCTTCGATGTCGCTGTTCGTGAACTGCGAGACCGAGCAGGAAATCGATGAGCTGTACGCCAAGTTGTCGGATGGCGGGGAAGTGCTGATGCCGTTGGCTCCTTCGCCGGCGAGCAAGAAATTCGGTTGGGTGAATGACAAATTCGGCGTCTCCTGGCAGCTGAACCTGGCCAACAACGGATAA
- a CDS encoding nitric oxide synthase oxygenase — protein MTGTRTREDKLIEAAASFIARCYHEIGKDEAAVKRRMNEIEREVASRGTYAHTFEELEHGAKMAWRNSNRCIGRLFWPSLQVIDEREASTADEVLQAMRRHIAFATNGGKIRPTVTVFRADEPGCEPIRIWNHQLIRYAGYDKDGRRWGDPHSLRFTRICESLGWQGAGTPFDILPLVVQVGSEPPQWAELAPEEVLQVPLTHPEYAWFAELGLRWYAVPIIADMRLEIGGIDYKAAPFNGWYMGTEIGARNLADEQRYHQLPAIAARMGLNTASNTTLWKDRALVELNAAVLHSFKEAGVSIVDHHTAAQQFKRFEQQEAEANRPLTGDWTWLIPPMSPAATHIFHQSYSNEEVSPLFAYQTAPY, from the coding sequence ATGACAGGAACACGAACACGGGAAGACAAGCTTATCGAGGCTGCAGCCAGCTTCATCGCACGCTGCTATCACGAGATCGGCAAGGATGAGGCCGCGGTGAAGCGGCGCATGAACGAGATTGAGCGGGAGGTTGCCTCCCGGGGCACCTACGCGCATACCTTCGAAGAATTGGAGCACGGCGCCAAAATGGCTTGGCGCAACAGCAACCGGTGTATCGGCCGCTTGTTCTGGCCGTCCCTGCAGGTCATCGACGAGCGGGAAGCGTCCACGGCCGATGAAGTGCTGCAAGCGATGCGCAGGCATATCGCCTTCGCTACCAATGGAGGCAAGATCCGGCCGACGGTGACGGTGTTCCGGGCGGATGAGCCCGGCTGTGAGCCGATTCGGATCTGGAACCACCAGTTAATCCGCTATGCTGGGTATGACAAAGACGGCCGCCGCTGGGGCGATCCGCATTCGCTCCGCTTCACCCGGATCTGCGAGTCGCTGGGCTGGCAGGGCGCCGGCACCCCGTTCGACATCCTGCCCCTTGTCGTTCAAGTCGGCAGCGAACCGCCGCAATGGGCAGAACTGGCGCCGGAGGAAGTGCTTCAAGTCCCGCTGACACATCCGGAGTATGCCTGGTTCGCAGAGCTGGGTCTCCGTTGGTATGCGGTTCCGATCATTGCGGATATGAGACTCGAGATCGGAGGAATTGACTACAAGGCGGCTCCATTCAACGGCTGGTACATGGGCACGGAGATCGGAGCCCGCAATCTGGCGGACGAGCAGCGCTATCATCAGCTGCCTGCCATCGCTGCGCGCATGGGGCTGAATACTGCTTCCAATACGACTCTATGGAAAGATCGGGCTTTGGTCGAGCTGAATGCGGCCGTGCTGCATTCCTTCAAGGAAGCTGGCGTCAGCATCGTCGATCATCATACGGCGGCCCAGCAGTTCAAGCGCTTCGAGCAGCAGGAGGCGGAAGCGAATCGTCCCCTGACCGGCGATTGGACGTGGCTGATCCCGCCGATGTCGCCTGCGGCGACGCATATTTTCCACCAATCGTACAGCAACGAAGAAGTATCCCCCCTATTCGCCTATCAGACGGCGCCATATTGA
- a CDS encoding LysE/ArgO family amino acid transporter produces MWEPFVHGVLLAFGLILPLGVQNVFIFNQGALHTRLWKAAPAVITASLCDTLLIVLAVQGVSLLLLQWIWLKNVLFAAGFLFLIYIGYSLWKSAADGVQQQHRADTIKRQLLFTASVSLLNPHAIMDTIGVIGTSSLQYAGTDRVVFAAAAVLVSWLWFISLAIAGRVMRKLDTTGQRLAWLNKGSAVLIWGMAGYMLLTMLKG; encoded by the coding sequence ATGTGGGAACCTTTTGTACATGGTGTATTGCTGGCATTCGGACTAATACTGCCGTTAGGAGTTCAGAACGTGTTCATCTTCAATCAGGGAGCGCTGCATACCCGGCTGTGGAAGGCGGCGCCGGCCGTCATTACCGCCTCCTTGTGCGATACGCTGCTCATCGTGCTGGCGGTGCAAGGCGTGTCGCTGCTGCTCCTCCAATGGATCTGGCTGAAAAATGTGCTGTTTGCCGCCGGATTTCTGTTTCTCATCTATATCGGGTATAGTCTGTGGAAGTCGGCCGCTGACGGCGTTCAGCAGCAGCATCGCGCGGATACGATCAAGCGGCAATTGCTCTTTACCGCTTCGGTCTCATTGTTGAACCCGCACGCAATTATGGACACGATCGGAGTCATCGGAACGAGTTCATTGCAGTATGCAGGAACGGACCGGGTTGTATTTGCAGCCGCTGCCGTGCTCGTATCCTGGTTGTGGTTCATCTCCCTGGCGATCGCTGGAAGGGTAATGCGCAAGCTGGATACGACGGGCCAGCGCCTGGCTTGGCTGAACAAAGGGTCGGCCGTCTTGATATGGGGAATGGCCGGCTACATGCTGCTGACGATGTTGAAGGGGTAG
- a CDS encoding alpha-L-fucosidase: protein MNVAGAVQQSNRMQAERMSWWMEAKFGMFIHWGLYALPGEGEWHMYGSKIPVAEYESLAEQFNPERFNAKEWVRLARQAGMKYIVITAKHHDGFAMYGSEAEPFNIVDATPFQRDPMKELAKACQEEGIRLCFYYSHVIDWHHPHSVHQSANNIWDYKMEEKQFDTYWNELVKPQIKELLTEYGPIGLIWFDTAGGLSKKDSEDIVAHVRRLQPDCLINSRVSHYRGMGDYESKGDNETPMYGEESRPWETPMTMNETWGYCPKDQAWKPADFLIRKLVTIVSKGGNLLLNVGPSPKGTIPEPAVERLREIGEWTERNAEAIYGTSASPFPYEFDWGAVTAKQGRLYLHICNDKWPRGPLKMQGMCSRVVKAYLLADPLKRELPLTHTYHGGTERHTLSVSLPDTAPDRAVSVVVLEVEDVNDLDTGFTVLPSGKLKVDVTSGDVTEGDGLGDWTMAARRAAWDIAVTEPGTYALSLISFKRADAWLADSYADGIRLTFAGETIEAVPQEDSIIAESPACQHPYKEVHSRLAEVFIPAPGTYELTLTSRLIKDRNSKFIEIWQADKVKLRSVMLERINSQQP, encoded by the coding sequence ATGAATGTGGCAGGGGCGGTTCAACAATCGAATCGCATGCAGGCAGAGCGGATGAGCTGGTGGATGGAAGCGAAGTTCGGCATGTTCATCCATTGGGGACTGTATGCCCTTCCCGGAGAAGGCGAATGGCATATGTACGGATCGAAAATACCGGTCGCCGAATATGAATCGCTGGCAGAGCAATTCAATCCCGAGCGCTTCAACGCGAAGGAATGGGTCCGGCTGGCCCGGCAGGCGGGCATGAAATATATCGTGATCACCGCCAAGCATCACGACGGGTTCGCGATGTACGGTTCCGAGGCCGAACCGTTCAATATCGTCGATGCGACGCCGTTCCAGCGCGATCCGATGAAGGAGCTGGCGAAGGCCTGCCAGGAGGAAGGCATCCGCCTCTGCTTCTATTATTCGCATGTCATCGACTGGCACCATCCCCACTCGGTGCATCAATCCGCCAACAACATATGGGATTACAAAATGGAAGAGAAGCAATTCGATACGTATTGGAATGAGCTCGTGAAGCCGCAAATCAAGGAGCTGCTCACCGAATACGGCCCGATCGGCCTTATCTGGTTCGATACGGCGGGCGGACTGTCGAAGAAAGACAGCGAGGACATCGTTGCCCATGTGCGCCGGCTTCAGCCGGATTGTCTCATTAACAGCCGGGTCAGCCATTACCGAGGAATGGGCGATTATGAATCCAAGGGCGATAACGAGACGCCAATGTACGGTGAGGAATCCCGGCCGTGGGAGACGCCGATGACCATGAATGAGACTTGGGGATATTGTCCGAAGGATCAAGCATGGAAGCCGGCTGACTTCCTCATTCGCAAGCTGGTGACCATCGTGAGCAAGGGAGGAAATCTGCTATTAAATGTCGGTCCTTCGCCGAAAGGAACGATACCGGAGCCGGCGGTGGAACGGCTGCGCGAGATCGGGGAATGGACGGAACGGAATGCGGAAGCGATCTACGGAACATCGGCGAGCCCCTTCCCGTATGAGTTCGATTGGGGAGCCGTGACGGCGAAGCAGGGACGCCTCTACCTGCACATATGCAATGACAAGTGGCCGCGCGGCCCGTTGAAGATGCAAGGGATGTGCAGCCGCGTAGTCAAGGCATACCTGCTGGCCGATCCGTTGAAAAGAGAGCTTCCCCTCACCCACACCTACCATGGCGGCACGGAGCGCCATACGCTATCCGTGTCCCTCCCGGACACGGCTCCGGATCGGGCGGTATCCGTTGTCGTGCTCGAAGTCGAAGACGTGAACGATCTCGATACCGGGTTCACGGTGCTCCCGTCCGGCAAGCTGAAGGTTGACGTAACGTCAGGAGACGTGACGGAGGGGGATGGTCTTGGCGACTGGACCATGGCGGCACGGCGCGCGGCTTGGGACATTGCAGTTACCGAGCCTGGCACCTATGCGCTCTCGCTGATCAGCTTCAAGCGCGCCGACGCGTGGCTCGCCGATTCCTATGCCGATGGGATCCGGCTGACGTTCGCCGGAGAGACGATCGAGGCCGTGCCGCAGGAAGATTCGATCATCGCCGAATCCCCGGCATGCCAGCATCCTTACAAGGAGGTGCATTCCCGGCTGGCGGAGGTATTCATTCCGGCTCCCGGCACCTATGAGCTGACGCTGACCTCCCGTCTGATCAAGGATCGCAATTCGAAGTTCATCGAGATCTGGCAGGCGGACAAAGTAAAGCTGCGTTCCGTCATGCTGGAACGGATCAATTCGCAGCAGCCATAA
- a CDS encoding LrgB family protein, producing MTDVIWSHQPLFGIAATIVVYALARLIHSRVSWVHPILFCSIVLIGFLWIGGIPLSDYQVGADMLSLLLGPATVALGVPIYKHRHIVKRQFKAIVLSITCGSLVGVVSVAALMVSLDGARDVVLSMLPKSVSSPIAVEISRTLGGMPELSAVFTVFTGVIGSMFGMLFLRRTGIKDNVSLGLAMGTAAHGFGTSRSLAESEMQGTFSGLAMGLAGLITSVLFIPLYLFL from the coding sequence ATGACCGATGTGATATGGTCGCATCAACCATTGTTCGGCATCGCCGCCACGATCGTCGTCTATGCGCTGGCCCGGCTGATTCACTCCCGGGTATCCTGGGTGCATCCGATTCTGTTCTGTTCCATCGTCCTGATCGGATTCCTCTGGATTGGCGGCATTCCGCTGAGCGATTATCAGGTGGGCGCCGATATGCTGTCGCTTCTTCTCGGGCCGGCCACTGTCGCGCTCGGGGTTCCTATTTACAAGCACCGGCATATCGTGAAGCGGCAGTTCAAGGCGATTGTACTCTCGATTACATGCGGCTCTCTCGTCGGCGTCGTCAGCGTGGCTGCGCTGATGGTCAGTCTCGATGGGGCGCGCGACGTCGTGCTGAGCATGCTTCCGAAGTCGGTCAGCTCTCCCATCGCCGTAGAGATCTCGCGCACGCTCGGCGGCATGCCCGAGCTGTCTGCCGTCTTCACCGTCTTCACGGGCGTCATCGGCAGCATGTTCGGGATGCTGTTCCTCCGGCGGACAGGGATCAAGGATAATGTCTCGCTCGGCTTGGCGATGGGAACGGCCGCCCACGGCTTCGGCACCTCGCGCAGCCTGGCTGAATCGGAGATGCAGGGCACATTCAGCGGCCTGGCGATGGGGCTGGCCGGTCTGATTACATCGGTGCTGTTCATTCCGCTCTATTTATTTTTGTAA
- a CDS encoding thiol-disulfide oxidoreductase DCC family protein, with protein sequence MRQRKQLEVYYDEWCPLCAAIRRRLERWDWLHALRFRSIRDGQAVSDMVSRGISPEALEARMHVRCSGSGKIDSGIAAVLRLCSRVPLLMILCPAIWATIKLGFGERMYDWIAARRMIVPAGGCLEDGCSLERRTSS encoded by the coding sequence ATGCGCCAACGGAAGCAGCTTGAAGTATACTACGATGAATGGTGTCCGTTATGCGCCGCGATCCGGCGCCGGCTGGAACGCTGGGACTGGCTTCATGCGCTCCGGTTCCGGTCGATCCGTGATGGGCAGGCGGTATCCGATATGGTATCGCGAGGAATCTCGCCGGAGGCGTTGGAGGCCCGGATGCATGTCCGGTGCTCCGGAAGCGGGAAGATCGATTCCGGAATCGCCGCGGTGCTGAGGCTCTGCTCCCGCGTGCCGCTGCTTATGATATTATGTCCGGCTATCTGGGCGACGATCAAGCTTGGCTTCGGCGAGCGAATGTACGATTGGATCGCGGCCCGGAGGATGATTGTGCCTGCGGGCGGGTGCCTGGAGGACGGCTGTAGCCTGGAGCGGAGGACATCTTCGTAA